Proteins encoded in a region of the Frondihabitans sp. 762G35 genome:
- a CDS encoding MFS transporter, translating into MASSTTTPTPDSTAPTNSRSRVIVASLIGTSIEFYDFYVYATAAVLVFPALFFANADPTVELLSSFAVFGVAFVARPVGSIVFGHFGDRIGRKNTLIASLLTMGIATVLIGLLPTATAPGWQILAPTFLVVLRFAQGFGLGGEWSGAALLATENAPAGRRAIYGTFPQLGAPIGFLIANGVFLVLNLTMSADAFTSWGWRIPFLGSAVLVVIGLYARFKLIETPAFTKVVETGNVARLPIARVFVSSRRPLILGTFIMLATYTLFYLMTTFTLTYGTTASNAATAAAAAQAAGKPFNAAAFVPGLGYSRTEFLLMLIVGVVFFGIFTLVSGPLAERFGRRRLLLVVTFAILVFGFLFVPLFAGGFAGAQALLILGFVLMGLTFGPMGAVLPELFPANVRYTGSAVSYNVASILGAAVAPFIAVALWGAANGSTFLVGVYLSAMAAITLVALLLSRETRDVDYSANLS; encoded by the coding sequence ATGGCAAGCAGCACCACCACGCCCACGCCCGATTCGACGGCCCCGACGAACTCGCGCTCGCGCGTCATCGTCGCGAGCCTCATCGGCACCTCGATCGAGTTCTACGACTTCTACGTCTACGCGACGGCGGCCGTCCTCGTCTTCCCCGCCCTCTTCTTCGCGAACGCCGACCCGACCGTCGAGCTCCTGTCGTCGTTCGCCGTCTTCGGCGTCGCCTTCGTCGCGCGCCCCGTCGGCTCCATCGTGTTCGGCCACTTCGGCGACCGCATCGGCCGGAAGAACACGCTCATCGCCTCCCTCCTCACGATGGGGATCGCGACGGTCCTGATCGGCCTCCTGCCGACGGCCACGGCGCCGGGCTGGCAGATCCTCGCGCCGACCTTCCTCGTCGTCCTCCGCTTCGCCCAGGGCTTCGGCCTCGGCGGAGAGTGGTCCGGCGCGGCTCTCCTCGCGACCGAGAACGCCCCCGCCGGCCGACGAGCGATCTACGGCACGTTCCCCCAGCTCGGCGCGCCGATCGGGTTCCTGATCGCCAACGGCGTGTTCCTCGTCCTCAACCTGACGATGTCCGCCGACGCCTTCACGAGCTGGGGCTGGCGCATCCCGTTCCTCGGCAGCGCCGTCCTCGTCGTGATCGGCCTCTACGCGCGGTTCAAGCTGATCGAGACGCCCGCGTTCACGAAGGTCGTCGAGACCGGGAACGTGGCGAGGCTGCCCATCGCCCGCGTCTTCGTGTCGAGCCGGCGGCCCCTCATCCTCGGCACGTTCATCATGCTCGCGACCTACACGCTCTTCTACCTGATGACGACCTTCACGCTGACCTACGGCACCACCGCCTCGAACGCCGCGACGGCCGCCGCCGCGGCCCAGGCGGCGGGCAAGCCGTTCAACGCGGCCGCCTTCGTGCCGGGCCTCGGCTACTCGCGCACCGAGTTCCTCCTGATGCTCATCGTCGGCGTCGTGTTCTTCGGCATCTTCACCCTCGTCTCCGGCCCGCTCGCGGAGCGGTTCGGACGACGACGCCTGCTCCTCGTCGTCACCTTCGCGATCCTCGTGTTCGGATTCCTCTTCGTGCCCCTCTTCGCGGGCGGGTTCGCAGGAGCCCAGGCTCTCCTCATCCTGGGCTTCGTGCTGATGGGGTTGACCTTCGGCCCGATGGGCGCCGTGCTGCCGGAGCTCTTCCCCGCGAACGTCCGCTACACCGGGAGCGCCGTCAGCTACAACGTGGCGAGCATCCTGGGGGCGGCCGTCGCGCCGTTCATCGCCGTCGCCCTCTGGGGCGCCGCGAACGGCAGCACGTTCCTCGTGGGCGTCTACCTCTCGGCGATGGCGGCCATCACGCTGGTAGCCCTCCTCCTCAGTCGCGAGACCCGCGACGTCGACTACTCCGCGAACCTCTCGTAG
- a CDS encoding ABC transporter ATP-binding protein — MSSDTVTAPNDPSVAAPASPRAAKPRRRPRPEKLDRNGRPIPEGPRAKFSQLVPYLFEHKKLMVVIIGLSILGAAASLAQPLLVNQVIGFVQASKPLGPLVAALVALVVVSGLLSGFQHYLLQRTGEAVVLSSRRRLVSRMLHLPISEFDARRTGDLVSRVGSDTTLLRAVLTQGLVDAIGGSLTFVGAIIGMAIIDPVLLGLTVLVVAVSVVVVVSLSRRIRVANQRAQRKVGDLAAAVERAISSIRTVRASGATEREIEAIDRDSQGAYERGLDVASASAVVVPIASVAMQVSFLVVLGVGGYRVASGADTIAQLVSFILFLFLMIMPLGQAFGAVTSVNSALGALGRIQEIIDIPSETANDRATAASLLRGETDPVPSTANALEFDGVEFTYPAEPVTDDVSTTASTTSTSTSTSTSTGVDHDLTVLRGVSFVAPQGKRTALVGPSGAGKSTILALIERFYDPTAGVVQLGGIDIRALDRAELRAQIGYVEQDAPVLAGTIRDNLVLGAPDATDDDCRRVLDAVNLTDVLERGSHGLDAQVGEDGVMLSGGEKQRLAIARTLLAAPPILLLDESTSSLDGINEQRLREAIDAVAENRTLIVIAHRLSTVVDSDQIVVLENGRVVGVGTHSELVVSTPLYKDLAKHQLLV, encoded by the coding sequence ATGAGCTCCGACACCGTCACCGCGCCGAACGACCCCTCCGTCGCGGCACCCGCCTCGCCGCGAGCGGCGAAGCCCCGGCGCCGTCCCCGGCCCGAGAAGCTCGACCGCAACGGCCGTCCGATCCCCGAGGGCCCGCGCGCGAAGTTCTCCCAGCTCGTGCCCTACCTCTTCGAGCACAAGAAGCTCATGGTCGTCATCATCGGCCTGAGCATCCTGGGAGCCGCGGCCTCCCTGGCCCAGCCGCTCCTCGTCAACCAGGTGATCGGCTTCGTGCAGGCGTCGAAGCCGCTGGGGCCGCTCGTGGCCGCGCTCGTCGCCCTCGTCGTCGTCTCCGGCCTGCTGAGCGGCTTCCAGCACTATCTCCTGCAGCGCACCGGCGAGGCGGTCGTCCTCTCCAGCCGCCGCCGCCTCGTCTCGCGGATGCTCCACCTGCCGATCAGCGAGTTCGACGCCCGCCGCACCGGCGACCTGGTATCGCGCGTCGGCTCGGACACCACACTCCTGCGCGCCGTTTTGACCCAGGGCCTCGTCGACGCGATCGGAGGCAGCCTGACGTTCGTCGGCGCCATCATCGGCATGGCGATCATCGACCCGGTGCTGCTGGGGCTCACGGTCCTCGTCGTCGCCGTCTCGGTCGTGGTCGTCGTCAGCCTGTCGCGCCGGATCCGCGTGGCCAACCAGCGCGCCCAGCGGAAGGTCGGCGACCTGGCCGCCGCCGTCGAGCGAGCGATCTCCTCCATCCGAACCGTGCGGGCCTCCGGCGCGACGGAGCGCGAGATCGAGGCCATCGACCGCGACTCGCAGGGCGCCTACGAACGCGGCCTCGACGTGGCGAGCGCCTCCGCCGTCGTCGTCCCGATCGCGAGCGTCGCCATGCAGGTCTCGTTCCTCGTCGTCCTCGGCGTGGGCGGTTACCGGGTGGCGTCGGGCGCCGACACGATCGCCCAGCTCGTCTCGTTCATCCTGTTCCTGTTCCTGATGATCATGCCGCTCGGCCAGGCCTTCGGCGCCGTGACGAGCGTCAACTCGGCGCTGGGCGCCCTGGGCCGGATCCAGGAGATCATCGACATCCCGAGCGAGACGGCGAACGACCGGGCGACGGCGGCGTCGCTCCTCCGCGGCGAGACCGATCCGGTCCCGTCGACGGCGAACGCCCTCGAGTTCGACGGCGTGGAGTTCACCTACCCGGCCGAGCCCGTCACCGACGACGTCTCGACCACGGCGAGCACGACCTCGACCTCGACCTCGACCTCGACCTCGACGGGCGTAGATCACGACCTGACCGTGCTGCGCGGCGTCAGCTTCGTCGCGCCGCAGGGCAAGCGGACGGCGCTCGTCGGCCCGTCCGGCGCCGGGAAGTCGACCATCCTGGCGCTCATCGAGCGGTTCTACGACCCGACGGCCGGAGTCGTCCAGCTCGGCGGCATCGACATCCGCGCCCTCGACCGCGCGGAGCTCCGCGCGCAGATCGGCTACGTCGAGCAGGACGCCCCCGTCCTCGCCGGCACGATCCGCGACAACCTCGTCCTCGGCGCGCCCGACGCCACCGACGACGACTGTCGCCGCGTGCTCGACGCCGTCAACCTCACCGACGTCCTGGAGCGCGGGTCGCACGGCCTCGACGCGCAGGTCGGCGAGGACGGCGTCATGCTCTCGGGCGGCGAGAAGCAGCGCCTCGCGATCGCGCGGACACTCCTGGCCGCTCCCCCGATCCTGCTGCTCGACGAGTCGACGTCGTCGCTCGACGGGATCAACGAGCAGCGGCTCCGCGAGGCCATCGACGCCGTGGCCGAGAACCGCACGCTCATCGTGATCGCGCACCGGCTCTCCACGGTCGTCGACTCCGACCAGATCGTCGTTCTCGAGAACGGTCGGGTCGTCGGAGTCGGGACGCACTCCGAGCTCGTCGTGTCGACGCCGCTCTACAAAGACCTGGCGAAGCACCAGCTGCTCGTCTGA